A genomic window from Lotus japonicus ecotype B-129 chromosome 1, LjGifu_v1.2 includes:
- the LOC130731798 gene encoding uncharacterized protein LOC130731798 gives MTFAQAADENLYEAWERFKNLLRKCPQHNLTQAQQVAKFYDGLQYSSRFGLDAASNGEFDALLPQVGYELIEKMALRPMNSSNDCQARRGVLEVEAYDRLIASNKQLSKQMAEIQNQMKTTKVGGRIAKVECVTCGGQHDSEDCTETRPEEEVKAMGQARNDPFSNTYNPGWRNHPNFSWRQSNNGQGGMYQRQFPNQGIQGQSSRQPQERIEGESGGSKKNLEELVETFINRTENNYKNQEAAIKNLENQFGQLAKLIAERPQGKFPSDTIPNPKQENASVVTTRSGRVMSELKKKTEGGKNEEIVEGEIVVPIKTKEVRDLTPKVSKIPFPKALTKKNIDKKFSKFVEVFIKLHINIPFADALEQMPIYARFMKDILSKRMTLKGVDETVVLTEECSAILQRKMPMKRRDPESFTIPVEVEGKAEA, from the coding sequence ATGACGTTTGCCCAAGCTGCGGatgaaaatctctatgaagcttgggaacGTTTCAAAAATCTATTGAGGAAGTGTCCACAACACAACCTCACCCAAGCACAGCAAGTGGctaagttctatgatggtctccaatattcttcaaGGTTTGGTTTAGATGCGGCTTCAAACGGTGAGTTCGATGCCCTTCTTCCACAAGTTGGGTATGAGCTGATTGAAAAGATGGCTTTGAGAcccatgaactctagtaatgattGTCAAGCtcgaagaggagtccttgaaGTTGAGGCTTATGATCGACTTAttgcctccaacaagcaactctccaagcaaatggcCGAGATTCAGAACCAAATGAAAACCACCAAGGTTGGTGGTAGAATTGCCaaggtggagtgtgtgacttgtggaggaCAGCATGATAGTGAAGACTGTACTGAGACTAGGCCGGAAGAGGAAGTCAAAGCCATGGGTCAAGCTCGTAATGACCCATTCTCCAATACCTACAATCCTGGATGGAGAAACCACCCCAATTTCTCTTGGAGGCAAAGCAATAATGGCCAAGGAGGTATGTATCAAAGGCAATTCCCTAATCAAGGCATTCAAGGCCAATCCTCAAGGCAGCCACAAGAGAGAATAGAAGGTGAAAGCGGTGGTAGCAAGAAGAATTTGGAGGAGTTGGTtgaaactttcatcaaccgaaCTGAGAACAATTACAAAAACCAGGAGGCGGCTATTAAAAACttagagaatcaatttggccagctggccaagctaATAGCCGAaagacctcaaggtaaatttccttccgatactatccccaatccAAAACAGGAGAATGCCTCTGTGGTGACTACTCGAAGTGGTAGGGTGATGagtgaattgaaaaaaaaaacagagggaggaAAGAATGAGGAGATAGTTGAGGGAGAGATTGTGGTACCCATCAAGACTAAAGAGGTTAGAGACCTTACTCCTAAGGTTAGCAAGATTCCTTTTCCTAAGGCCTTGACTAAGAAAAACATAGACAAGAAGTTCTCAAAGTTTGTGGAAGTTTTCATAAAACTCCACATTAATATCCCTTTTGCCGACGCTTTGGAGCAAATGCCCATATATGCTAGGTTCATGAAGGATATCTTGTCTAAGAGGATGACTTTGAAGGGGGTTGATGAGACGGTAGTGTTGACGGAAGAGTGTAGTGCCATCTTGCAGCGGAAGATGCCGATGAAAAGAAGAGACCCCGaaagtttcactattccggtggaaGTTGAAGGAAAGGCAGAAGCATAG
- the LOC130734320 gene encoding uncharacterized protein LOC130734320 isoform X2 produces the protein MLVFRGSSKSTTKSIRHIDQVGQADAAALQNSINQPRPRTMPKKEAKVLDAPNIRNDYYSNTMDWGKNNILAVALGSEMYLWNSVNNNVHRLFEATHNDCPTSVAWSRDAKLFAAGFMHSKLQLWDAETSKPIRVLESHGQRIGTIAWSGDTLTSGSHDKSIINHDVRARRNVISRVKAHGAEVCGLKWSKGGNMLASGGNDNHIYIWESSKMNSSSFLHCFKDHSAAVKALAWCPYDSNVLASGGGTNDRCIKIWNIQKETCIRSIDTTAQSPDGLTVVSAGADETFRFWDIFGPPATDTSKISHLDNLLSLKISALR, from the exons ATGTTAGTTTTCAGAGGAAGTTCTAAATCAACTACAAAATCTATTCGTCACATCGATCAGGTGGGACAAGCAGACGCAGCCGCACTTCAAAACAGTATCAATCAGCCCCGCCCTCGTACAATGCCTAAG AAAGAGGCCAAGGTCTTGGATGCACCAAATATTAGAAATGACTACTATTCAAACACTATGGATTGGGGGAAAAACAACATTCTTGCTGTTGCTTTGGGATCAGAAATGTACCTTTGGAACTCTGTGAACAACAATGTACATAGGTTGTTTGAAGCCACTCACAATGATTGTCCCACAAGTGTTGCCTGGTCACGGGATGCCAAACTTTTCGCAGCAGGATTTATGCACTCTAAGCTTCAACTCTGGGATGCTGAGACTTCTAAGCCA ATAAGAGTCCTAGAAAGTCATGGTCAAAGGATTGGAACCATTGCATGGAGTGGCGATACTTTAACTTCTGGAAGCCATGACAAATCTATAATCAACCATGATG TTAGAGCAAGAAGAAATGTTATTTCACGGGTAAAAGCACACGGAGCAGAAGTTTGTGGCTTAAAATGGTCCAAAGGGGGAAATATGCTGGCAAGTGGCGGCAATGACAATCATATCTACATATGGGAATCATCTAAAATGAATTCATCGAGTTTCTTGCATTGTTTTAAGGACCATTCTGCTGCAGTCAAAGCCCTTGCTTGGTGCCCTTATGATTCAAATGTGCTTGCTTCTGGAGGTGGCACAAATGATAGGTGTATTAAGATATGGAATATTCAAAAAGAAACTTGCATTCGCAGCATAGATACTACAGCTCAG AGCCCAGATGGGTTAACAGTGGTGTCAGCTGGGGCAGATGAAACATTTCGCTTTTGGGATATTTTTGGGCCACCTGCTACTGATACATCAAAGATCTCACATCTGGATAACCTTTTGTCCCTGAAGATATCCGCATTAAGATAA
- the LOC130734320 gene encoding uncharacterized protein LOC130734320 isoform X1 — protein sequence MLVFRGSSKSTTKSIRHIDQVGQADAAALQNSINQPRPRTMPKKEAKVLDAPNIRNDYYSNTMDWGKNNILAVALGSEMYLWNSVNNNVHRLFEATHNDCPTSVAWSRDAKLFAAGFMHSKLQLWDAETSKPIRVLESHGQRIGTIAWSGDTLTSGSHDKSIINHDVRARRNVISRVKAHGAEVCGLKWSKGGNMLASGGNDNHIYIWESSKMNSSSFLHCFKDHSAAVKALAWCPYDSNVLASGGGTNDRCIKIWNIQKETCIRSIDTTAQVCGLEWNRHHKEILSGHGFSTSTSHNELCLWRYPSMNKVGGLDPHASRVLHLSQVYMLPISKNFNSFFISLFFSYHTTHHISHFSLFYSNVVWGGIGVSKYYFP from the exons ATGTTAGTTTTCAGAGGAAGTTCTAAATCAACTACAAAATCTATTCGTCACATCGATCAGGTGGGACAAGCAGACGCAGCCGCACTTCAAAACAGTATCAATCAGCCCCGCCCTCGTACAATGCCTAAG AAAGAGGCCAAGGTCTTGGATGCACCAAATATTAGAAATGACTACTATTCAAACACTATGGATTGGGGGAAAAACAACATTCTTGCTGTTGCTTTGGGATCAGAAATGTACCTTTGGAACTCTGTGAACAACAATGTACATAGGTTGTTTGAAGCCACTCACAATGATTGTCCCACAAGTGTTGCCTGGTCACGGGATGCCAAACTTTTCGCAGCAGGATTTATGCACTCTAAGCTTCAACTCTGGGATGCTGAGACTTCTAAGCCA ATAAGAGTCCTAGAAAGTCATGGTCAAAGGATTGGAACCATTGCATGGAGTGGCGATACTTTAACTTCTGGAAGCCATGACAAATCTATAATCAACCATGATG TTAGAGCAAGAAGAAATGTTATTTCACGGGTAAAAGCACACGGAGCAGAAGTTTGTGGCTTAAAATGGTCCAAAGGGGGAAATATGCTGGCAAGTGGCGGCAATGACAATCATATCTACATATGGGAATCATCTAAAATGAATTCATCGAGTTTCTTGCATTGTTTTAAGGACCATTCTGCTGCAGTCAAAGCCCTTGCTTGGTGCCCTTATGATTCAAATGTGCTTGCTTCTGGAGGTGGCACAAATGATAGGTGTATTAAGATATGGAATATTCAAAAAGAAACTTGCATTCGCAGCATAGATACTACAGCTCAG GTTTGTGGATTAGAATGGAATAGGCATCACAAGGAGATATTAAGTGGCCATGGCTTTAGCACAAGTACATCCCACAACGAACTTTGCTTGTGGCGGTATCCATCCATGAATAAAGTGGGAGGCTTGGACCCTCATGCTTCAAGAGTCCTCCATCTATCTCAGGTATATATGCTTCCTATAAGTAAAAACTTCAACAGtttctttatttctctcttcttttcctatCACACCACTCATCATATATCTCACTTCTCTCTCTTTTATTCCAATGTGGTGTGGGGTGGAATTGGGGTGTCAAAGTATTATTTTCCATAA
- the LOC130731831 gene encoding uncharacterized protein LOC130731831, with the protein MKGGRKRSRHASTSEDPADRHERLHASTRRGDHIAATQAVEASAPSPSPSATPVEAPLATPAPSATSVGAPSATPALSATRAPAELDPAPLSPMAELPRQETSSSEPSGEESSSSSELSGEEEEPLILQEEIDAADVMPDVVPEGGAEGGADDDLIQRVAPFPGGPEDLSLLAHYPDHKAPWTWQALLRTDPRYVDRRTLRVATVGGKVWNLPCDGDSEAHTHVRQLLQQTDE; encoded by the exons atgaagggcgggagGAAGAGGTCACGACATGCTTCTACTAGTGAGGATCCAGCGGATCGACACGagcgcttgcatgcttctacCAGGCGCGGCGACCATATTGCAGCCACTCAGGCggtagaggcttcagctccGTCTCCATCCCCATCTGCTACTCCGGTCGAGGCTCCGTTAGCTACCCCGGCTCCATCTGCTACTTCGGTCGGGGCTCCGTCAGCTACCCCCGCTCTGTCTGCTACTAGGGCTCCGGCTGAGCTGGACCCTGCTCCGTTGTCTCCGATGGCTGAGTTACCTCGTCaggagacatcttcttctgAGCCTAGTGGCGaggagtcttcttcttcttctgagcttagtggtgaggaggaggagcctcttattctgcaggaggagattgatgctgctgatgtTATGCCAGATGTGGTGCCAGAGGGCGGTGCAGAGGGCGGTGCGGATGACGACCTCATCCAGAGGGTGGCACCGTTTCCCGGGGGGCCTGAGGATCTGTCGCTTCTTGCGCATTATCCTGACCACAAGGCTCCTTGGACGTGGCAGGCACTTCTTCGCACAGACCCGCGGTACGTGGACCGTCGGACATTGAGGGTGGCCACTGTTGGGGGGAAGGTATGGAACCTCCCCTGTGATGGCGATTCAGAGGCCCACACACATGTACGACAGCTGCTGCAGCAGACGG acgagtag
- the LOC130731839 gene encoding uncharacterized protein LOC130731839, protein MVETRQTSRRPAPTPEGHVETINETTDRRTPPPPPQHPPPPTPQPQPPRSPEPAAITPHAAHEALCRLEARIRAMEEDNGVGRGHARSMRIRDAKEEIHMLRARLRQLEEQETRSRPPPAFSQEEETTGGPTQPPYYQEARRRAPAAERVASHTPRRRYSPRPDPGPDVQPPQVQQRACHLPSADRRPPIP, encoded by the coding sequence ATGGTAGAGACACGTCAGACATCACGCCGTCCTGCACCAACTCCTGAGGGCCATGTGGAGACCATCAACGAAACTACGGATCGCAGAACCCCCCCTCCTCCTCCCCAACACCCTCCTCCCCCGACTCCTCAACCACAACCACCCCGCTCACCGGAACCCGCAGCCATTACCCCGCATGCGGCCCACGAGGCACTCTGCCGCTTGGAGGCTCGCATCCGGGCAATGGAAGAGGACAACGGGGTTGGGCGAGGGCATGCCCGTAGTATGCGGATCCGAGACGCTAAGGAAGAGATTCACATGCTCCGCGCCCGCCTCCGACAACTGGAGGAGCAGGAAACTCGATCGCGCCCCCCGCCGGCGTTTTCACAAGAAGAGGAGACGACCGGGGGCCCGACCCAACCCCCCTATTACCAGGAAGCCCGTCGCAGGGCACCCGCGGCCGAACGAGTGGCTAGCCATACACCACGGAGACGTTACTCTCCCCGCCCCGACCCGGGACCAGACGTACAACCGCCCCAGGTCCAGCAACGCGCTTGTCACTTACCCAGCGCCGATCGGAGGCCCCCTATCCCCTGA